A region of Halosolutus amylolyticus DNA encodes the following proteins:
- a CDS encoding PadR family transcriptional regulator has translation MNDLTGFQRDLLYVIAGADRPSGQDVKEEVEQYYSAEINHGRLYPNLDTLVNNELVEKGQIDRRTNYYAITDAGEEEIHERREWENHYVEM, from the coding sequence ATGAACGACCTCACTGGTTTCCAGCGAGACTTGCTGTACGTGATTGCAGGTGCTGACCGGCCGTCCGGCCAAGACGTCAAGGAGGAAGTCGAGCAATACTACAGCGCCGAAATCAACCACGGCCGACTGTATCCGAATCTCGATACCCTCGTCAACAACGAACTCGTCGAAAAAGGGCAAATCGACCGGCGGACGAACTACTACGCCATCACCGACGCCGGAGAAGAAGAGATCCACGAGCGGCGGGAGTGGGAGAACCACTACGTGGAGATGTAA
- a CDS encoding DUF6884 domain-containing protein, with product MTKTLALVGCGSEKRDKRTEAKSLYTSTYFAKKRQWAEGCDTWLILSAEHGVVHPATVLEPYDTAMADLSDEQTSEWATNVMADLGPQLSCFDEVVVLAGRDYFAPISDELRQAAPTVQWPFQGKRLFEQMEWLDQTSPPDQSTLESFE from the coding sequence ATGACGAAAACCTTGGCGCTTGTAGGCTGTGGCAGCGAAAAACGTGATAAGCGGACGGAAGCGAAGTCACTCTATACCTCCACCTACTTCGCTAAAAAACGGCAGTGGGCCGAAGGATGCGATACCTGGCTTATCCTTTCTGCTGAACACGGGGTTGTCCATCCGGCCACTGTTTTGGAACCGTACGATACTGCGATGGCCGACCTCAGCGACGAGCAGACTAGTGAATGGGCGACAAATGTCATGGCCGATTTGGGTCCACAGCTCAGTTGCTTTGACGAAGTTGTCGTCCTCGCTGGCCGTGACTACTTTGCCCCAATCAGTGACGAACTTCGCCAAGCAGCACCCACGGTGCAGTGGCCGTTCCAGGGAAAGAGGCTGTTCGAACAGATGGAATGGCTCGACCAAACCTCTCCCCCAGATCAGTCCACACTTGAATCGTTCGAATGA
- a CDS encoding DUF6884 domain-containing protein, whose protein sequence is MSILLVQSCSKSKNRPGEPVNALELYSGYFFKIIKKAIRDDELQDEIDICVLSAEHGLIDTTDEISYYDRRMNPDRAAEIRDDITTELRGKVAENDYDHVIFNLGSAYRSAIGDLSDLPASVQFIEGDGIGYKGHTLKQIIRGNYSSLEMEVRNATAQAN, encoded by the coding sequence ATGTCAATACTGCTGGTACAGTCATGCTCAAAGTCCAAAAATAGGCCGGGAGAACCGGTTAATGCCCTTGAATTGTACTCGGGATACTTCTTCAAAATTATCAAGAAAGCGATACGTGATGATGAACTGCAGGATGAAATCGATATTTGCGTTCTCTCGGCCGAACACGGATTAATCGATACAACTGACGAAATCAGCTACTACGACCGACGCATGAACCCGGATCGAGCAGCTGAAATCCGGGATGACATTACAACGGAACTGCGAGGAAAAGTTGCTGAGAACGATTATGACCATGTCATCTTCAATCTCGGATCAGCATACAGGAGTGCGATCGGCGATCTGTCTGACCTTCCGGCATCGGTCCAGTTTATCGAAGGCGATGGCATCGGATACAAAGGACACACACTCAAACAGATCATCCGGGGCAACTATTCGTCGCTTGAGATGGAGGTGAGGAATGCCACAGCTCAAGCAAACTGA
- a CDS encoding tRNA-guanine transglycosylase, producing MPQLKQTEQTASFQVTATAGDARAGTLTINGQSLDTPTFFPVLSFYGGGTKSSVFGGGVHRTIKEFMLGKEEIGGGTYDKYFRGTMTSVASLTDYGINQERFNDYTSDRIKDRETFSDYNGLIFVDSGGYKFLHNNGLDGSDFEIEIDQREAFRIQKQLGGDIIVNLDRPIAPNDTFDERQQKAERTAENAVEFARLTQTYPGARYLTVHGYNYSMLDRFFDHIQSQFGNIDISTLFDGIALGSLVPKKDDKAALITAVMDCVEIMEERGLADLPLHVLGIGSGSIPLLVAAGADTFDSTTYIQNAINQKYAVSLTKHIPLDAVDFNQCDCAVCSDPKLVNWMQGNTEYQKDVLGPVAMHNLIIHRQEVRELRQRIKQHGTDPVIDYLDETVGRNDSIRKQTHRVVNEALGGYF from the coding sequence ATGCCACAGCTCAAGCAAACTGAGCAGACTGCCTCGTTCCAGGTTACCGCGACAGCCGGCGATGCCCGTGCCGGGACCCTCACCATCAACGGCCAGTCACTCGACACTCCAACGTTTTTCCCCGTTCTAAGTTTCTACGGCGGTGGAACGAAATCCAGCGTCTTCGGCGGCGGCGTTCATAGGACAATAAAGGAGTTCATGCTCGGAAAGGAGGAGATCGGTGGCGGAACGTACGACAAATACTTCCGCGGAACGATGACCTCCGTTGCCTCCCTCACCGACTATGGCATCAACCAAGAACGGTTTAACGATTACACCTCAGACCGAATCAAAGACCGAGAAACGTTTTCCGACTATAACGGCCTCATCTTCGTTGATTCTGGCGGATACAAATTCTTACATAACAATGGGCTTGACGGGAGTGATTTCGAGATAGAGATCGATCAGCGGGAAGCGTTCCGCATCCAGAAGCAGCTCGGCGGCGATATCATCGTCAACCTTGATCGGCCGATCGCACCCAACGACACGTTCGACGAACGGCAACAGAAGGCCGAACGCACCGCCGAAAATGCGGTCGAGTTCGCACGTCTTACCCAGACCTATCCCGGTGCCCGGTACCTGACCGTCCACGGATATAACTATTCGATGCTCGACCGGTTCTTCGACCACATTCAATCCCAGTTCGGGAATATCGATATCTCCACCCTGTTTGACGGGATCGCCCTCGGAAGCCTTGTCCCGAAGAAAGATGACAAGGCAGCGTTGATCACCGCGGTCATGGACTGCGTCGAAATCATGGAGGAACGCGGGCTTGCCGATCTGCCACTCCACGTACTGGGGATTGGCAGTGGATCTATCCCGCTCCTCGTCGCCGCCGGCGCGGACACGTTCGACTCAACGACCTACATCCAGAACGCGATCAACCAAAAGTACGCCGTGAGTTTGACCAAGCACATTCCGCTGGACGCAGTTGATTTCAACCAGTGTGACTGTGCTGTCTGCTCCGACCCAAAGCTGGTCAACTGGATGCAGGGCAACACTGAATACCAGAAAGATGTTCTTGGCCCGGTTGCTATGCACAATCTTATCATCCACAGACAGGAGGTGCGAGAACTCCGGCAGCGGATCAAACAGCACGGCACAGACCCAGTTATCGACTACCTTGACGAGACCGTGGGCCGGAACGACTCAATCCGCAAACAGACGCATCGCGTTGTCAACGAAGCGCTCGGAGGATATTTCTAA
- a CDS encoding ATP-binding protein: MKQHPEVNEVQEFLEIASDFEDPLEIIRESLSNAYDAGATEVVITIRDSAAGSDIIIEDDGHGMSRDDLKSFFDLGNSRKTDSIGHKGHGTKIFYKSDRIVVDTAHNGSNFHAVMDRPWEKLNEKTLPEYEVSKTDTRPGNTGTRIQISGFRSGEGFDPQSLTYDKIHHYLKWKTIAGSTAHFFDDSQREMEVVVDLDDEIDDTRDQLTTTNQLTFPREQLQPSTGEFPATRMCKHYPPRKIEFEHDEGSSTVEIVGMIGGKDARNELPTYGRHSVQFGVWLAKDHIKVEQVNEVLTHDNEFIHFFFIANCQDLELAANRGKVRNKASSLYKTLKQELKHYMTKIAEDPWFKEDYLETRKRAQLRRRAQSQTTSLEERLESIDTNDQFKPTNRSEVLLALERSNNEVDNSITVKEYKADHEVPAILLDDDTLRTSHVYVELTEHFEDDYPLGSADTILCWSYGDIDILREYERNGYHGGDVEIDLQDNQIIYHHEDRHTVDIITVSDRLAALEHQPLTSLD, translated from the coding sequence ATGAAACAACACCCGGAAGTCAACGAAGTACAGGAGTTTCTTGAGATTGCCAGCGATTTCGAGGACCCCCTCGAGATCATCCGCGAATCACTATCGAATGCGTACGATGCCGGTGCGACAGAGGTCGTGATAACGATCCGCGACAGTGCCGCAGGCTCCGACATAATCATCGAAGACGACGGGCACGGCATGTCCCGGGACGACCTCAAGTCCTTCTTCGACCTCGGTAACTCCCGAAAGACCGACTCGATCGGCCACAAAGGCCACGGAACAAAAATCTTCTACAAGAGCGACCGTATCGTCGTTGACACCGCACACAACGGTTCAAACTTCCACGCGGTCATGGACCGGCCCTGGGAGAAGCTCAATGAGAAGACATTACCGGAATACGAGGTCTCAAAGACAGATACACGGCCAGGAAATACCGGTACTAGGATCCAGATCAGTGGTTTCCGGTCTGGTGAAGGATTCGACCCGCAATCCCTGACGTACGACAAGATCCACCACTACCTGAAGTGGAAGACCATCGCCGGATCGACAGCACACTTTTTCGATGATAGCCAGCGGGAGATGGAGGTCGTGGTGGACCTGGATGACGAAATCGATGACACCCGTGACCAGCTCACCACAACCAATCAGCTCACATTCCCCCGTGAACAGCTTCAGCCATCAACCGGCGAATTCCCCGCGACCCGTATGTGTAAACACTACCCTCCACGCAAAATCGAATTTGAACATGACGAGGGATCATCGACCGTCGAAATCGTTGGCATGATCGGAGGGAAAGACGCCCGCAACGAACTTCCCACGTACGGGCGGCACTCCGTCCAGTTCGGTGTCTGGCTGGCGAAAGACCATATCAAGGTCGAACAGGTCAACGAAGTCCTCACCCACGACAACGAGTTCATCCACTTCTTCTTTATCGCCAACTGCCAGGACCTGGAACTCGCCGCGAACCGGGGGAAGGTCCGGAACAAAGCAAGCTCGCTGTACAAAACGTTGAAACAGGAACTGAAGCACTATATGACGAAGATTGCGGAGGACCCCTGGTTCAAGGAAGACTACCTGGAAACCCGCAAGCGCGCACAGCTTCGGCGACGCGCACAGTCCCAGACAACGTCACTCGAAGAACGGCTGGAGTCCATTGATACCAACGACCAGTTCAAACCGACCAACCGATCGGAGGTCCTGCTCGCACTTGAACGCTCAAACAATGAGGTGGACAACAGTATCACCGTGAAAGAATACAAAGCAGACCATGAGGTCCCGGCTATCCTGCTAGACGATGATACGCTACGAACCAGTCACGTATACGTCGAACTCACCGAGCACTTCGAAGACGACTACCCGCTCGGTTCAGCCGACACGATTCTCTGCTGGAGCTACGGCGACATCGATATCCTACGAGAATATGAACGGAACGGATATCACGGCGGTGACGTGGAAATCGATCTTCAAGACAACCAGATCATCTACCACCATGAGGACCGCCACACCGTGGACATCATCACGGTCTCTGACCGGTTGGCCGCGCTAGAGCACCAGCCACTCACCTCACTGGATTAA
- a CDS encoding DUF262 domain-containing protein has product MESSDETPLCGTRVFLYPGDPDGTGIIDYDPTDYREIYQDLDFVDSTQFIRSLEQDIKLKNRSLLRVTDGERFEVPEYQRNFSWEEEQHEELWDTLLSILTLKPKSGELPVDTYFGTVYIARSAQGEVYEIIDGQQRLSTVSILLKNIKDHLEDKRTKVDGQLQAYAEHICEEYLDELLYRRKGPTETPFLELNDHDDSIYELLFQDPEKKVQTLKAMDQYDGRKQNAIRLRDLFDEVGIPEEVYEEDEELADTDLLESFRYFGDSHRRLVRTDEYYDAKVAAFADREEFDTPEKEVKALLNLAHFTLRSLRVSECIFQTDNQELRIEVFQSLNDRGVELSSMDKVRARIVGRFQGESDSDKQIARWENVVQMFGGDADAVEDFLAHYLAATEKSFETVTDARSNMLEAFRLKQIGRRDIKSRLASPGQARDFLEELENYAGRYREIVTADLTDDDTELKKEYREECEAILQRLNKLGTTQWRPFVMYVYQAVTEAPGKDAFLRDILKTVENITFRVAISDLVATVVDDTYPKTCQAFRELEQSGNQFDTEQISATLVDNIDSSARQLFGESFIDILVTSENWRNNQTKQLFLKIADEDFRRRNQTGITKSELSEDPSEVHIEHILPISYFLPGKENPYAWLECFFDNGKRNMIETQIDYLRTRDAHLLSSNDPGYDEIEQIIEGIEERFVRDLGNMMLLDEEVNKPIKNRLFSVKLREYHLRHSKDMDNLVNQYFSTADNVSTDKLEELLGLELPEDETQFGDVYPTVQYFNEWWTYEQLIDRKAQLITAILESLKFRTEPDEFEPYMDNIEDYVGEDIEKRLAVLTA; this is encoded by the coding sequence ATGGAAAGCTCAGACGAAACACCACTTTGCGGTACTCGGGTCTTCCTGTATCCTGGTGACCCAGACGGGACAGGGATCATCGACTACGATCCCACCGATTACCGGGAGATCTATCAGGATCTAGACTTCGTGGACAGTACCCAGTTCATCCGCTCTCTCGAGCAAGATATCAAGCTGAAGAACCGGTCTCTCCTCCGCGTAACCGACGGGGAGCGGTTCGAAGTCCCGGAGTACCAGCGAAACTTCTCGTGGGAAGAAGAACAGCACGAGGAACTCTGGGATACGTTGCTGTCAATTCTGACGCTGAAACCGAAATCGGGCGAACTCCCCGTGGACACCTACTTCGGCACTGTGTATATTGCCCGGTCCGCCCAGGGCGAAGTCTATGAGATCATTGACGGCCAACAACGCCTCTCCACGGTCTCCATCCTGCTGAAGAACATCAAGGACCACCTCGAAGACAAGCGGACGAAGGTTGACGGTCAACTTCAGGCGTACGCCGAGCATATCTGCGAGGAATACCTTGATGAATTGCTGTATCGGCGGAAAGGTCCGACCGAAACACCGTTCCTGGAACTCAACGACCACGACGACAGCATCTACGAACTGCTGTTCCAGGACCCGGAGAAAAAGGTTCAGACCCTGAAGGCGATGGACCAGTACGACGGCCGGAAGCAGAACGCCATCCGTCTCCGGGACCTCTTCGACGAGGTCGGTATCCCGGAAGAGGTCTACGAAGAGGACGAGGAACTGGCTGACACCGATCTGCTGGAGTCGTTCCGGTACTTTGGTGATTCCCACCGGCGGCTCGTACGAACCGACGAATACTACGACGCGAAGGTTGCCGCGTTCGCTGACCGGGAGGAGTTCGATACGCCCGAGAAGGAGGTCAAGGCCCTGCTCAACCTCGCCCATTTCACGCTGCGGTCTCTCCGCGTCTCCGAGTGCATCTTCCAGACTGATAACCAGGAACTCCGGATCGAGGTCTTCCAGTCGCTGAACGACCGTGGTGTTGAGCTCTCCAGTATGGACAAGGTCCGGGCCCGGATCGTCGGCCGGTTCCAGGGCGAGTCCGACAGTGACAAACAGATCGCCCGCTGGGAGAACGTGGTCCAGATGTTCGGCGGTGATGCAGACGCCGTTGAAGACTTCCTTGCCCATTACCTAGCTGCGACCGAGAAATCGTTCGAGACCGTGACGGATGCCCGCAGTAACATGCTGGAAGCGTTCCGGTTGAAGCAGATCGGCCGCCGTGATATCAAGTCACGGCTGGCAAGCCCCGGGCAGGCCCGCGACTTCCTCGAGGAACTGGAAAACTACGCTGGCCGGTACCGGGAGATCGTGACCGCGGACCTGACCGATGACGACACCGAACTGAAAAAGGAGTACCGGGAAGAGTGCGAAGCTATCCTCCAACGGCTCAACAAGCTGGGAACAACACAGTGGCGGCCGTTCGTCATGTACGTCTACCAGGCCGTGACCGAGGCCCCCGGGAAGGATGCGTTCCTGCGCGACATCCTGAAAACGGTCGAGAACATCACGTTCCGCGTCGCGATCTCCGATCTCGTGGCGACCGTTGTGGATGATACGTATCCGAAAACCTGCCAAGCGTTCCGGGAGCTCGAACAGTCCGGGAACCAGTTCGATACTGAGCAGATCAGTGCAACACTGGTCGATAACATCGACAGTTCGGCACGGCAGCTCTTCGGCGAGTCGTTTATCGATATTCTCGTCACCAGTGAAAACTGGCGGAACAACCAGACGAAGCAATTGTTCCTGAAGATCGCGGACGAGGATTTCCGGCGACGTAACCAGACCGGGATCACGAAGTCCGAATTAAGTGAGGATCCAAGCGAGGTCCACATCGAGCACATCCTCCCCATCTCGTACTTCCTCCCCGGCAAAGAGAACCCGTATGCATGGCTGGAGTGCTTCTTCGATAATGGGAAGCGCAACATGATCGAAACACAGATCGATTATCTGCGTACACGGGATGCCCATCTCCTCTCCTCTAACGATCCCGGCTACGATGAGATTGAGCAGATCATCGAGGGAATCGAGGAACGGTTCGTCCGCGACCTAGGGAACATGATGCTCCTCGACGAAGAGGTCAATAAACCGATCAAGAACCGGCTGTTCTCGGTGAAGCTCCGAGAATACCACCTCCGGCACAGTAAGGACATGGACAACCTCGTGAACCAGTACTTCTCGACCGCCGATAACGTCTCGACCGACAAACTCGAGGAGCTTCTCGGGTTGGAGCTGCCAGAGGATGAAACTCAGTTCGGAGACGTCTATCCCACGGTCCAGTACTTCAACGAGTGGTGGACCTACGAACAGCTGATCGACCGGAAAGCACAGCTCATCACGGCCATTCTGGAATCGTTGAAGTTCCGCACGGAACCTGACGAGTTCGAACCGTACATGGACAATATCGAAGACTACGTCGGGGAAGACATCGAAAA